The following proteins are encoded in a genomic region of Syngnathoides biaculeatus isolate LvHL_M chromosome 15, ASM1980259v1, whole genome shotgun sequence:
- the LOC133512871 gene encoding ankyrin repeat and SOCS box protein 2-like isoform X6 has translation MSAGSSGMIAINGCGSLYRRLNVDVKNRLAVDLFCASGDNVQHLRTKSSFDNNDGDDEDGNNDNEVTSRLGGDSRGINVTSHAADIDPVVQAIQGGDAEAVKKQAASSSHSLMRENKEGWIPLHHAAFGGQYECLRTLLNAHPSSADKRTLQEQTGLLLAASGDHLLCVKCLLEAGADPDICNKNKETPLYTACRLDNSDMVRLILSFGASVNQRCAQGWTALHEAVSRNNTTLCDILVGAGATINPSNTYSITPLIVAAWLGRLKALNYLIGKGADVNMQTCDGVTALHEASKNGHKEIVAVLLSRNADANKTTASGLLPLHVAAQHGNQEVVSLLVPVTSRSRLRHSGISPLHLAAEHNRPQVAVVLLKAGADVNATLASTRSARYSDGRTTALGFAVANGSAETAEVLLNAGATTDLDPVSPLLLAVQRGSAATVSLLLQKGADVNARIPSWVTTFPPVVALCMDNLPLLKCLLNSGCDALSCFFCPYGGAPHPEHSHIRAIGDLSSLNSSGPAHEATQFCEWISSSFMSKWAGPIVDMLLEHVTHVQLCSKLSQLLESRHEWVAVKRKSLSPRPLRHLCRMNVRSHVGPHRLKFLSSLPLPGRLIAYLTAMD, from the exons ATGTCTGCCGGCTCTTCTGGGATGATTGCAATCAACGGATGTGGTTCGCTTTACCGGAGACTCAACGTGGATGTGAAAAACAGGCTGGCTGTTGATCTTTTCTGCGCTTCGGGGGACAATGTGCAACACCTCAG AACCAAATCATCTTTTGACAACAATGATGGGGATGATGAAGATGGTAATAACGACAATGAAGTAACGTCGAGACTCGGAGGAGACAGCAGGGGAATTAACGTGACGTCACACGCCGC GGACATTGACCCAGTGGTCCAGGCCATTCAAGGGGGGGATGCGGAGGCCGTAAAGAAGCAGGCAGCGTCTTCCTCTCACAGTCTGATGAGGGAGAACAAAGAAGGCTGGATCCCTTTGCATCATGCAGCCTTCGGCGGACAGTATGAGTGCTTGAGGACCTTGCTGAATG CACATCCAAGTTCTGCAGACAAACGTACCCTGCAGGAACAGACGGGCTTACTGCTTGCTGCTTCCGGTGATCATTTGTTGTGTGTGAAGTGTCTGCTGGAGGCTGGAGCTGATCCTGACatctgcaacaaaaacaaagaaacccCTTTGTACACAG CCTGCAGGTTGGACAATTCGGACATGGTGCGCCTCATCCTCTCGTTCGGGGCCTCTGTGAACCAGAGGTGTGCTCAGGGATGGACAGCCCTTCACGAGGCCGTATCCAGGAACAACACAACGCTGTGTGACATTCTCGTCGGGGCCGGAGCCACGATTAACCCCTCGAACACCTACAGCATTACGCCACTCATTGTAGCAGCCTGGCTGGGTCGCTTGAAAGCGCTGAATTACCTCATTGGAAAGG GTGCTGATGTGAACATGCAGACTTGCGACGGTGTGACGGCGCTGCATGAGGCCAGTAAAAATGGCCACAAGGAAATTGTGGCAGTGTTGCTGTCCAGAAATGCAGACGCAAATAAGACGACTGCCTCAGGATTGCTCCCTCTGCATGTTGCAGCGCAACACGGAAACCAAGA GGTGGTGAGCCTGCTCGTCCCCGTGACGAGTCGCAGCAGGCTCCGGCACAGCGGGATCAGCCCTCTGCACTTGGCAGCTGAGCACAACAGGCCGCAAGTGGCAGTTGTGCTCCTCAAGGCAGGCGCAGATGTCAATGCCACACTGGCCTCCACGCGCTCGGCACGCTATTCAGACGGACGCACTACGGCTCTCGGCTTCGCCGTCGCCAACGGGTCGGCGGAGACCGCCGAGGTGCTCCTGAACGCCGGTGCCACCACAGACCTGGACCCCGTTAGCCCTTTGCTGCTTGCCGTGCAAAGGGGTAGCGCAGCCACCGTTTCGCTGCTCCTGCAGAAGGGGGCCGACGTCAATGCAAGAATCCCGTCCTGGGTCACGACGTTCCCACCGGTTGTTGCTCTCTGCATGGATAACCTGCCTCTACTCAAGTGTCTTCTGAACAGCGGCTGTGACGCcctctcctgcttcttctgccCATACGGCGGAGCCCCTCATCCGGAACATTCCCATATTAGAGCCATTGGCGACCTGTCTTCCTTAAACTCCAGTGGACCAGCACATGAAGCAACACAG TTCTGTGAATGGAtttcatcatcatttatgaGCAAATGGGCTGGACCCATCGTAGACATGCTGCTGGAGCACGTCACTCATGTTCAGCTGTGCAGCAAACTCTCTCAACTCCTTGAGAGCCGCCACGAATGGGTCGCTGTGAAGAGGAAGTCGT TGTCACCTCGTCCACTGCGTCATCTCTGCAGAATGAATGTTCGCAGCCACGTGGGCCCACACAGACTGAAATTCCTTTCAAGTTTACCTCTACCGGGACGACTGATTGCGTACCTCACTGCGATGGATTGA